Proteins from one Lacrimispora sphenoides genomic window:
- a CDS encoding helix-turn-helix transcriptional regulator, protein MDSPISRHDKYIYSKDRIVLTQQELNLPGIRLFAMHNIHNTIFPLIPHYHENAFEFTFISKGSFSFHMQESECEVSGGNIFISFPGEVHGTKEIPVSLNEQYRLQVDISDPKKLLFLNEETAKQLIQDLKNIKRHIISTDIKETRPLLDKAFELALSEGSHLLIAGYLIIFFQLMIAASKEDRYYLTHDIEAAVQYVEDHVTEELSLHTLAGICNLSVSQFKQKFRRIVGISPRNYINKKKINFSKMLLLKDIPVTEVAMQLNFNTSSYFSTVFKKYTTMTPSEYIQAKLRNKETE, encoded by the coding sequence ATGGATTCACCGATCAGCCGGCATGATAAATATATCTATTCAAAAGACCGTATCGTACTGACGCAGCAGGAACTGAACTTGCCGGGTATACGGCTGTTTGCCATGCACAATATCCACAACACGATCTTTCCTCTTATCCCGCATTATCATGAGAATGCGTTTGAATTTACCTTTATATCCAAGGGAAGCTTTTCCTTTCATATGCAGGAGTCTGAATGTGAAGTATCCGGTGGAAATATCTTTATTTCTTTTCCTGGCGAAGTCCACGGCACAAAAGAAATCCCCGTTTCCCTGAATGAGCAGTACCGGCTTCAGGTCGATATCAGCGATCCAAAAAAACTGTTATTTTTAAATGAGGAAACTGCAAAACAATTGATCCAAGATTTAAAAAACATAAAGAGACATATCATATCCACGGATATCAAGGAAACCCGTCCCCTGCTAGATAAAGCCTTTGAGCTGGCCCTGTCCGAAGGAAGCCACCTGCTCATTGCCGGATATCTGATTATCTTCTTCCAGTTAATGATCGCGGCCTCCAAAGAGGACAGATATTATCTGACCCATGATATCGAAGCAGCAGTCCAGTATGTGGAAGATCACGTCACGGAAGAATTATCACTGCATACCCTGGCTGGAATCTGTAATCTGTCCGTCTCACAGTTTAAACAGAAATTCAGGCGGATTGTAGGCATCTCTCCGCGGAATTATATCAATAAGAAAAAAATTAACTTTTCAAAAATGCTGCTTCTCAAGGATATCCCTGTAACAGAGGTGGCCATGCAGTTGAATTTTAATACCAGCAGCTATTTCTCAACTGTTTTTAAAAAATATACAACGATGACTCCCAGCGAATACATTCAAGCAAAACTGCGTAATAAGGAAACTGAATAG
- the gcvPB gene encoding aminomethyl-transferring glycine dehydrogenase subunit GcvPB, producing MLIFEKGQEGRKMSILPECDVPVSLPEEGSLRKKSLNLPQVSENDISRHYTETAKKAYGVNDGFYPLGSCTMKYNPKINEDIAGLPGFKQIHPLQPEHTVQGCMEVLKTAEKYLCEITGMNRMTFQPAAGAHGEFTGLLLIKAYHESRGDNKRTKIIVPDSAHGTNPASATMVGYSVISIPSAEDGGVDLEELKKAVGEDTAGLMLTNPNTLGLFDKNILEITKIVHEAGGLNYYDGANLNAVMGMIRPGDMGFDVVHLNLHKTFSTPHGGGGPGSGPVGCKDLLAEFLPGSMVEEDKGYTFHHPASTIGQVKSFYGNFLIVVRAMTYLFMLGKEGVPEASKHAVLNANYMMAQLKDVYDMAYQGPCMHEFVMSLARLKKETGVSAMDIAKGLLDHGIHPPTMYFPLIVPEALMAEPTETESKETLDEVISVLRSLHETAMTHPETLHQAPIHTPVTRLDEVRAARNPKLKYDFSDKETDKDDTGN from the coding sequence ATGCTGATATTTGAAAAAGGACAGGAAGGAAGAAAGATGAGCATTCTGCCGGAATGTGATGTGCCGGTGAGCCTGCCGGAAGAAGGCAGCCTTAGAAAAAAGAGCCTGAATCTTCCCCAAGTGTCTGAAAATGATATAAGCAGGCATTATACAGAAACAGCAAAAAAGGCATATGGTGTCAATGACGGCTTTTATCCTTTGGGTTCCTGCACCATGAAATATAATCCCAAGATCAATGAAGACATAGCGGGTCTTCCTGGCTTTAAGCAGATTCATCCGTTGCAGCCGGAGCATACGGTGCAGGGCTGCATGGAAGTATTAAAGACAGCAGAGAAGTACTTATGTGAGATTACTGGAATGAACCGTATGACCTTTCAGCCGGCAGCAGGAGCTCACGGGGAATTTACCGGACTTTTGCTGATAAAAGCATATCACGAAAGCCGCGGCGACAATAAAAGAACAAAGATCATAGTACCGGATTCCGCTCATGGAACCAATCCTGCCAGTGCGACAATGGTGGGCTATTCCGTAATTAGTATCCCGTCTGCAGAAGACGGCGGAGTGGATTTGGAGGAATTAAAAAAAGCGGTCGGGGAAGATACGGCCGGACTGATGTTAACCAATCCCAATACATTAGGACTTTTTGATAAAAACATACTGGAGATTACAAAAATCGTTCATGAAGCCGGAGGACTTAACTACTATGACGGAGCTAACTTAAACGCCGTTATGGGTATGATTAGACCAGGTGACATGGGATTTGATGTGGTCCATTTAAATCTCCACAAGACATTCTCTACTCCTCACGGAGGCGGAGGCCCGGGCAGCGGACCAGTTGGCTGCAAGGATCTTCTGGCTGAATTTTTACCGGGCAGTATGGTGGAGGAAGATAAGGGATATACGTTTCATCATCCTGCAAGTACCATCGGACAGGTGAAAAGCTTTTATGGTAATTTTTTAATTGTGGTCAGAGCCATGACATATTTATTTATGCTTGGAAAGGAAGGCGTTCCGGAAGCCTCAAAGCATGCCGTATTAAACGCCAATTATATGATGGCGCAATTAAAGGATGTTTATGATATGGCATACCAGGGACCCTGTATGCACGAATTTGTCATGAGCCTGGCAAGGCTTAAAAAAGAAACCGGTGTATCAGCCATGGACATAGCAAAAGGACTTTTGGACCATGGGATCCATCCACCGACCATGTATTTCCCACTGATCGTACCAGAAGCTTTAATGGCAGAACCTACGGAAACAGAGTCAAAAGAAACCTTGGATGAAGTGATATCTGTATTGCGCAGCCTCCATGAAACTGCAATGACTCATCCGGAAACTCTACATCAGGCACCCATCCATACACCGGTCACCAGACTTGATGAAGTAAGAGCAGCCAGAAATCCAAAGTTAAAGTACGACTTCTCAGATAAGGAAACGGATAAAGATGATACAGGAAATTAA
- a CDS encoding sensor histidine kinase produces MQLLEIVLMLIIYDIYYFSYFKHMFPAKRDHLFFYAAAVFINISITLPAYLFLDHRIAVLFIMGSIMLDLILLFRVNRVQIIYAGSVYMFSIYSSRGIVCSIYSMVLHTSIQDVLQNDKYYNAVTALAVLLSILSITFVRKIIVPDNKARYAFNNNEQLGFTVVCLISQLFFLMFINDGRYYNEIKSTWYSALYLGASIISKLCMQFVFHHTAKVVELLEYELHTRKLQEQLSRQMRHYQAYRKFTESYRIFRHDYKNMMTSVKVLMNNNEYEKAARMLDDIQDTMQREVLIHKTYSDNILLDAILQDAANACGEKSIRFSAHALLPKDVRMSELDIVRIFSNSIDNAIEACSKISDKERFIEIAGAGSREWATIEIANSFNGKLSLSGGEPATTKEDKEIHGFGLRIIKDTVEGLGGLVITDPDQEKRIFKIRICIPRSSF; encoded by the coding sequence ATGCAGCTGCTTGAAATTGTTTTAATGCTTATTATTTATGATATCTATTATTTTAGCTATTTCAAACATATGTTTCCGGCAAAAAGAGACCATTTGTTTTTTTATGCGGCCGCAGTTTTCATCAATATCAGCATTACTTTACCGGCCTATCTGTTTCTGGATCATCGGATCGCAGTCTTATTTATAATGGGTTCGATTATGTTAGACTTAATTCTGCTGTTTCGTGTAAACCGGGTACAGATTATTTATGCCGGCAGCGTCTACATGTTTTCTATCTATAGCAGCAGAGGGATTGTCTGTTCGATCTATTCGATGGTTCTGCATACCAGCATCCAGGATGTCCTGCAGAACGATAAATATTATAATGCGGTAACAGCGTTAGCCGTACTACTATCTATACTAAGCATCACGTTTGTCCGAAAGATAATTGTTCCGGATAACAAGGCCAGGTATGCATTTAATAATAATGAGCAGCTTGGTTTTACCGTCGTCTGCCTGATTAGCCAATTGTTTTTTCTTATGTTTATTAACGACGGACGCTATTATAATGAAATCAAATCAACCTGGTATTCTGCTTTATATTTGGGAGCCAGCATTATAAGTAAGCTATGTATGCAATTTGTTTTTCACCATACTGCCAAGGTGGTAGAATTACTTGAATACGAGCTGCATACCCGCAAGCTGCAGGAGCAGCTATCCAGACAAATGCGGCATTATCAGGCGTACCGTAAGTTTACGGAAAGCTACCGCATATTCCGCCATGATTATAAGAACATGATGACTTCCGTTAAAGTCTTAATGAACAACAATGAATATGAGAAAGCGGCACGTATGTTAGATGATATCCAAGATACGATGCAAAGGGAGGTACTTATTCATAAAACTTATTCTGATAATATCCTGCTGGATGCCATCCTGCAGGACGCAGCCAATGCCTGCGGGGAAAAGAGCATCCGTTTTTCAGCACATGCACTTCTTCCTAAAGATGTACGGATGTCAGAGCTGGACATTGTCCGTATTTTTTCAAACTCAATCGATAATGCCATAGAAGCCTGCAGTAAAATATCAGATAAAGAACGCTTTATTGAAATCGCAGGCGCCGGAAGCCGGGAGTGGGCGACAATTGAGATAGCTAATTCTTTTAACGGCAAACTGTCCCTATCAGGAGGAGAACCGGCAACTACAAAGGAAGATAAGGAGATCCATGGATTTGGACTGCGAATTATAAAGGATACGGTTGAAGGCCTTGGAGGTCTGGTAATAACGGATCCGGATCAGGAAAAAAGAATATTTAAAATCAGGATCTGTATTCCCAGAAGCTCATTTTGA
- a CDS encoding lipoate--protein ligase gives MIQEIKYIDGSSHDPYLNLAIEEYLLETAGRDTCILYLWQNENTVVIGKNQNPWKECRIRELEQDGGHLVRRLSGGGAVFHDLGNLNFTFLVNKKHYDLDKQLEVILNGVKKLGIHAEKSGRNDITVSDRKFSGNAFYTRGEKCYHHGTLLVHADMEKLSKYLQVSKDKLALKGVDSVRSRVTNLSEYRADLTIDMLKEKLLEAFEETYGRKAVFCRQEDLDQEALSEGRKKFSSWDWLYGRNMDFQYELSKRFVWGNVIWQIQVNSGIIQDLQLFSDSMEPDLMDRIPGYIKGSRYENEDICNKLDQVPAETQAQSAMIIDLKEFFAAAEL, from the coding sequence ATGATACAGGAAATTAAATATATAGACGGAAGCAGCCATGACCCGTATCTGAATCTTGCAATTGAGGAGTATTTATTAGAAACAGCAGGGCGGGACACCTGTATCCTATATCTTTGGCAGAATGAAAATACCGTTGTAATCGGTAAAAACCAGAATCCATGGAAGGAATGCAGGATCCGGGAACTGGAGCAGGATGGCGGTCACTTGGTGAGAAGGCTTTCAGGAGGCGGCGCCGTATTCCATGACCTTGGCAATTTAAATTTTACGTTTCTTGTTAATAAGAAACATTATGATCTGGATAAACAGCTTGAGGTCATTTTGAATGGGGTCAAGAAACTGGGAATACATGCAGAAAAGTCCGGACGAAATGATATCACCGTATCAGACAGGAAGTTTTCCGGCAATGCCTTTTATACCAGAGGGGAGAAATGCTATCATCATGGGACCCTGCTGGTTCATGCAGATATGGAGAAGCTTTCTAAATACCTGCAGGTTTCAAAGGATAAGCTGGCATTAAAAGGAGTGGATTCCGTCAGATCCAGAGTAACCAATCTTTCGGAATACCGGGCTGATTTAACCATTGATATGCTAAAGGAAAAGCTTCTGGAAGCATTTGAGGAAACTTATGGACGTAAGGCGGTATTCTGCAGGCAGGAGGATTTAGACCAGGAAGCATTGTCTGAGGGAAGAAAGAAATTTTCTTCCTGGGATTGGCTGTACGGGCGCAACATGGATTTTCAGTACGAACTGTCCAAGCGTTTTGTCTGGGGAAATGTAATCTGGCAGATTCAGGTGAACAGCGGGATCATACAGGATCTGCAGTTGTTTTCCGATTCCATGGAACCGGATCTTATGGACCGGATCCCCGGGTATATAAAGGGAAGCAGATATGAGAATGAAGATATCTGCAATAAGCTGGATCAGGTGCCCGCAGAAACCCAGGCCCAGTCGGCCATGATAATAGACTTAAAAGAGTTTTTTGCTGCTGCAGAATTATAG
- a CDS encoding heavy metal transporter: protein MNKIHYDISGIQNSEIKTQLKNALDKVDGISMVNIDAARGSIEVGYNQSTDENSIKSCIENVGCTIMRQSDEF, encoded by the coding sequence ATGAACAAAATTCATTATGATATATCAGGCATACAGAATTCGGAGATTAAAACACAGCTTAAAAATGCATTAGATAAAGTAGACGGAATTTCTATGGTCAATATTGATGCAGCAAGAGGTTCCATAGAAGTTGGATATAATCAATCAACGGACGAAAATTCTATTAAATCTTGTATTGAAAATGTTGGTTGCACTATAATGAGACAATCTGATGAATTCTAG
- the gcvH gene encoding glycine cleavage system protein GcvH, giving the protein MKVLGDLVYTKTHEWVKFEDETTALVGLTDHAQQSLGELVFVNLPEEDDETTAGEVFADVESVKAVSDVYCPVTGVVSEINEELLDAPEKINEAPYEAWFARITDITDKEEFLSPGEYEEFVKNEIE; this is encoded by the coding sequence ATGAAAGTATTAGGGGATCTGGTTTACACTAAAACACATGAATGGGTGAAGTTTGAAGATGAAACAACAGCTTTGGTCGGGCTTACGGATCATGCCCAGCAGTCATTGGGAGAACTTGTTTTCGTCAATCTTCCGGAAGAAGACGACGAGACGACAGCCGGTGAAGTATTTGCCGATGTGGAATCAGTAAAAGCTGTTTCAGATGTATATTGCCCGGTAACCGGAGTTGTATCGGAAATCAATGAAGAACTTCTTGATGCACCGGAAAAGATCAACGAAGCTCCTTATGAAGCCTGGTTTGCAAGGATAACCGATATCACGGATAAAGAAGAATTCTTAAGTCCTGGAGAGTACGAAGAATTTGTAAAAAATGAAATCGAATAA
- a CDS encoding CPC_1213 family protein, whose translation MSKDNSKKSTKNHKKEDGTFHSKHINHNPQAESARAVFGLKADNSKDKES comes from the coding sequence ATGAGTAAAGATAATTCAAAAAAAAGTACTAAGAATCATAAAAAGGAAGATGGTACTTTTCATTCAAAACATATTAATCATAATCCACAAGCAGAAAGCGCTCGTGCTGTATTCGGTTTAAAGGCAGATAATTCGAAAGATAAAGAATCTTAG
- the gcvT gene encoding glycine cleavage system aminomethyltransferase GcvT: MELKTPLYEMHLKYHGKMVPFAGYLLPIQYEEGIIKEHMAVRTRAGLFDVSHMGEIICKGKDALMNLNRLLTNDFTDMEIGQARYSPMCNEHGGTVDDLIVYKKKEEEYFIVVNASNKEKDYQWMLEHKLGEVVFEDISDKITQIALQGPRSQEILMKLTTDIPEKYYHAIFDGKVAGITCMVSRTGYTGEDGFELYLDNAYAETMWETLMEAGREYELIPCGLGARDTLRLEAGMPLYGHEMNDDINPVEIGLGFAVKMQKEDFIGKSHLPNKDSLTRKRVGLRVTGRGIIREQEEVLADGKKAGFTTSGTHCPYLGYPAAMAILDKEYTKAGTKVTVIVRGREVEAEVVTLPFYKKSK, from the coding sequence ATGGAACTAAAAACACCGCTTTATGAAATGCATCTGAAGTATCACGGCAAGATGGTCCCTTTTGCCGGGTATCTTCTTCCCATCCAGTATGAAGAGGGGATCATAAAGGAGCATATGGCAGTAAGAACAAGGGCAGGGCTTTTTGATGTTTCCCACATGGGGGAGATCATCTGTAAGGGGAAAGATGCACTTATGAATCTTAATCGGCTGCTGACCAATGATTTTACCGATATGGAGATCGGACAGGCAAGATACAGTCCCATGTGCAATGAGCACGGGGGAACGGTGGACGATCTGATCGTTTATAAGAAAAAAGAAGAGGAGTATTTTATCGTTGTTAATGCGTCCAATAAAGAAAAGGATTACCAGTGGATGCTGGAACATAAATTAGGAGAAGTGGTGTTTGAAGACATTTCTGATAAAATCACACAAATCGCTCTGCAGGGTCCCAGATCACAGGAAATACTTATGAAACTGACCACTGATATTCCTGAAAAATACTACCATGCAATTTTTGATGGAAAAGTGGCCGGAATTACATGTATGGTATCCAGAACCGGTTATACAGGGGAGGATGGTTTTGAGCTATATTTAGACAATGCATATGCTGAGACAATGTGGGAAACGCTCATGGAAGCTGGCAGGGAATATGAACTGATCCCCTGCGGGCTGGGGGCCAGAGACACTCTGAGGCTGGAGGCCGGCATGCCGTTATACGGACATGAAATGAACGATGATATAAATCCGGTGGAAATCGGTCTTGGGTTTGCAGTGAAGATGCAGAAGGAAGACTTTATCGGAAAAAGCCATTTGCCGAATAAAGATTCTCTCACAAGAAAACGAGTAGGCCTAAGGGTAACCGGACGGGGAATCATCCGGGAACAGGAAGAGGTTCTTGCAGACGGGAAGAAGGCAGGTTTTACAACATCGGGAACCCATTGCCCATATCTGGGCTATCCGGCAGCCATGGCTATCCTGGATAAAGAATATACAAAAGCAGGTACGAAGGTAACGGTAATCGTCCGGGGAAGAGAAGTAGAAGCGGAAGTGGTTACCCTTCCATTTTATAAAAAATCAAAATAA
- the gcvPA gene encoding aminomethyl-transferring glycine dehydrogenase subunit GcvPA has translation MGSFVPVTDQDRKEMLSAIGINSVEDLFGQLPQEVILKEGLNLPGGMSEMEVCKKMEDIAAKNTVFPVMFRGAGAYRHYIPSIVKSVLSKETLYTAYTPYQAEISQGILQSIFEYQTMICELTGMDTANASVYDGASAAAEAVAMCRDRKKNRAFVSAAVHPQVMETIKTYCFGNGMELTVIPEKDGITDLDFLKEHLDSQAACVYIQHPNYYGSLEPAEEIGNITREANARYIMGVNPISLGIIKTPAEYGADIAVGEGQPLGLPLAFGGPYIGFMSCTKELIRKLPGRIVGETVDSNGKTGYVLTLQAREQHIRREKALSNICSNQALCALAVTVYLSAMGAEGLKQTAIQCMSKAHYMAKQLEAIGYPVVNCGEFFHEFVTTSKIPAEQVLGILEEHGILGGYPLTGERAGQILWCCTEMNAKDDIDRVIGILKEV, from the coding sequence ATGGGTTCATTTGTACCGGTAACTGATCAAGACAGAAAAGAAATGCTGTCAGCGATCGGTATTAATAGCGTAGAAGACCTTTTTGGGCAGCTTCCCCAGGAAGTTATTTTAAAGGAAGGATTGAATCTTCCCGGTGGAATGTCTGAAATGGAAGTATGTAAGAAGATGGAAGACATCGCAGCAAAGAATACGGTATTTCCTGTCATGTTCCGGGGGGCAGGTGCTTATAGACACTATATTCCCTCCATTGTGAAAAGCGTTTTATCCAAGGAAACCCTGTACACGGCTTATACCCCATATCAGGCGGAAATCAGCCAGGGTATTTTACAATCCATATTTGAATACCAGACGATGATCTGTGAGCTCACCGGAATGGACACTGCCAATGCCTCCGTGTATGACGGTGCGTCAGCGGCGGCAGAAGCGGTAGCAATGTGCAGAGACAGAAAGAAAAACAGGGCCTTTGTTTCTGCAGCGGTTCATCCTCAGGTGATGGAAACCATAAAGACCTATTGTTTTGGAAATGGGATGGAACTGACGGTTATTCCCGAGAAAGACGGCATAACAGATCTGGATTTTCTGAAAGAACATCTGGATAGCCAGGCCGCGTGTGTCTACATTCAGCATCCAAATTATTACGGAAGTCTGGAACCGGCAGAAGAGATCGGCAACATAACCAGGGAAGCCAATGCACGCTATATTATGGGCGTGAATCCTATTTCCCTGGGAATCATTAAGACACCGGCAGAATACGGTGCTGATATTGCAGTGGGAGAGGGGCAGCCCCTTGGACTGCCGTTGGCATTCGGCGGACCGTATATCGGTTTCATGTCATGTACGAAAGAACTGATCAGAAAGCTTCCGGGAAGGATCGTCGGGGAAACTGTTGATTCCAATGGAAAAACAGGATATGTCCTGACCCTTCAGGCAAGGGAACAGCATATCCGGAGAGAAAAAGCATTAAGCAACATCTGCTCAAACCAGGCACTTTGCGCATTGGCAGTGACAGTCTATTTATCTGCTATGGGAGCAGAAGGACTGAAACAGACTGCCATACAGTGTATGTCAAAAGCCCATTATATGGCTAAGCAATTGGAAGCAATCGGATATCCGGTTGTAAACTGCGGAGAATTCTTCCATGAATTTGTGACCACTTCAAAAATCCCGGCGGAACAGGTGCTGGGGATACTGGAAGAACATGGAATTCTTGGGGGCTATCCCTTAACCGGTGAAAGAGCCGGACAGATCTTATGGTGCTGCACGGAAATGAATGCAAAGGATGACATTGACCGTGTCATTGGCATTCTGAAGGAGGTGTAA
- a CDS encoding Csac_0668 family 2Fe-2S cluster-binding (seleno)protein: MGEKTLINCSCCHSEKNSCNTETNHLCPVCGKEGALVKNITVKHLILDELTGLIGDKDYFLCLNEDCDITYYNKESNIGFNKQQIKVPIWFKKDANPKYACYCSQVTEEQVIHAVLADGADSMEEVLKLTGAMNAAQCQKNNPLGKCCHQIIQDAIDKALSMK, translated from the coding sequence ATGGGAGAGAAAACTCTAATTAATTGCAGCTGCTGTCATTCGGAAAAGAATTCCTGTAATACGGAAACTAATCATTTGTGTCCGGTATGCGGGAAAGAAGGTGCCCTTGTTAAAAACATCACAGTAAAGCATTTGATACTTGACGAATTAACAGGGCTGATCGGTGATAAGGATTATTTTTTATGCCTGAATGAGGACTGTGATATTACTTATTACAACAAAGAATCTAACATTGGATTCAATAAACAGCAAATAAAAGTACCAATATGGTTTAAGAAAGATGCAAATCCTAAATATGCATGTTACTGTAGTCAAGTTACAGAGGAACAAGTCATACATGCTGTTCTGGCAGATGGTGCTGATAGTATGGAGGAGGTTTTAAAGCTCACCGGAGCAATGAACGCTGCACAGTGCCAGAAGAATAATCCACTGGGTAAGTGCTGTCATCAAATTATTCAAGACGCAATTGATAAGGCACTATCCATGAAATAA
- a CDS encoding GGDEF domain-containing protein: MHAAGDEAINTVARAISRRIRKEDMVCRWGGDEFLILFACDVMNADAVISNIQEDLKAKAKNGTGHSLSFSYGIVDFTMFDSVEAAIAAADSFMYNNKNSKYSRKPSAVVGLNLQSHISK; encoded by the coding sequence ATACATGCTGCAGGCGATGAGGCAATTAACACGGTTGCCCGCGCCATTTCCAGGCGCATCCGCAAGGAGGATATGGTTTGCCGGTGGGGTGGCGATGAATTTCTTATTCTGTTTGCATGCGATGTTATGAACGCTGATGCAGTAATTAGTAATATACAGGAAGATTTAAAAGCAAAGGCTAAGAACGGTACCGGCCACTCATTATCCTTTAGTTATGGAATCGTAGATTTTACCATGTTTGATAGTGTGGAGGCTGCAATCGCCGCTGCTGACAGTTTTATGTACAATAATAAAAATTCCAAATATTCTCGGAAACCATCAGCTGTCGTGGGCTTAAATTTACAAAGTCATATCTCAAAATGA